The following are encoded in a window of Limibacter armeniacum genomic DNA:
- a CDS encoding TonB-dependent receptor: MTKNHFLRLFSSIFIPCILLLSLPLHAQKKTTVSGYIKDDATGESLIGVSVYIKELKAGAITNPYGFYSITVEPGKYTLTFSYVGYTSTEQQIDLSQSNQSVDVRLNAADEQLDEVVVTGEREDANIANVEMSVEKLNIKTIQKMPALLGEVDIIKSIQLLPGVSTVGEGASGFNVRGGGVGQNLVLLDEAPVYNSSHLFGFFSVFNPDAVKDVKLIKGGIPSQYGGRLSSILDVRMKEGNDNQFSGQGGVGLIFSRLTLEAPIVENKASFIIAGRRSYADILAQPFLSDDLKNSVFNFYDVTGKVNWNINEKNKVFLSAYLGRDVFEAADLFGFNWGNSTVSARWNHLFNEKLFFNTTAFYSNYDYKLSFGNDDDSFNWKANIQTYSVKPEFTLYANTNNTLTFGANSILYKFSPGETQTVVANNEIPPYILPEMYGVESAAYIGNEQNINKSISLQYGLRLSTFSYLGETTTYEFAAPEKPGYGREPIASSAQSYEQWESVKTYWNLEPRFSAKFQLNESSSIKASYNRTAQYIHLISNTSASSPLDIWYPSTKNVKPEIADQVALGIFKNLKNNMYETSVEVYYKDMSQLVDYVVDADLLLNEYIEGDLLESKGRAYGAEFYVKKTKGKFHGWTSYTLSKTERLTDDINNNEWYNARFDQTHNVRLVSFYDLNEKWSFSGSFTYVSGTPASFPTNTYEIQGYSPPHNPDDSRNNYRIPAYHRLDLSATLTPSKKNHRWKNYESYWVFSLYNVYNRRNPFSISFNPNSDRMPYGVTDNQATQLSIIGSVIPSVSYNFKF, encoded by the coding sequence ATGACTAAAAACCATTTTTTAAGATTATTCAGTAGCATATTTATCCCTTGTATATTACTGTTATCATTACCATTGCACGCCCAAAAAAAGACTACAGTAAGCGGCTACATCAAAGATGATGCTACGGGAGAGTCTCTTATAGGGGTGAGTGTCTACATAAAAGAACTGAAGGCTGGTGCCATTACCAACCCCTATGGATTCTACTCAATCACTGTCGAACCGGGCAAGTACACGCTAACATTTAGTTATGTTGGTTATACTTCTACTGAACAGCAAATAGACCTAAGCCAAAGCAACCAAAGTGTAGATGTCAGGCTTAATGCAGCAGACGAACAACTTGATGAAGTTGTAGTAACAGGCGAACGTGAAGATGCCAATATCGCCAATGTTGAAATGAGTGTTGAAAAACTCAACATTAAGACCATCCAAAAGATGCCTGCCTTGTTGGGCGAGGTAGATATTATCAAGAGTATACAACTACTACCTGGCGTAAGTACAGTAGGTGAAGGCGCCTCAGGCTTTAATGTAAGAGGTGGCGGTGTTGGTCAGAACTTGGTACTGCTGGATGAAGCCCCTGTTTACAACTCTTCTCACCTGTTTGGCTTCTTCTCCGTATTCAATCCTGATGCCGTAAAGGATGTGAAACTTATTAAAGGAGGAATTCCATCTCAATATGGAGGTCGCTTGTCATCCATTCTTGATGTCAGAATGAAGGAGGGAAATGACAACCAATTTTCAGGACAGGGTGGTGTTGGATTAATATTCAGCCGACTGACTCTTGAAGCGCCAATTGTCGAAAACAAGGCATCTTTTATTATTGCAGGTAGACGTTCTTATGCTGACATCCTTGCACAGCCATTCCTAAGTGACGATCTCAAAAACTCTGTATTCAATTTTTATGACGTTACAGGTAAAGTAAACTGGAATATCAATGAAAAAAATAAGGTATTCCTTTCCGCTTACCTAGGAAGAGATGTATTCGAAGCTGCTGACTTATTTGGTTTCAACTGGGGAAACAGTACAGTGAGTGCTCGCTGGAACCACCTTTTCAATGAAAAGCTATTTTTCAACACAACAGCTTTTTATAGTAATTATGACTACAAGTTAAGTTTTGGAAATGATGATGACTCCTTTAACTGGAAAGCAAATATCCAAACTTACAGTGTAAAGCCAGAATTTACGCTTTACGCTAACACCAATAATACCTTGACATTTGGAGCCAATAGTATACTCTATAAGTTCAGTCCTGGAGAAACGCAAACAGTAGTAGCTAATAACGAAATCCCTCCCTATATCCTTCCTGAAATGTATGGTGTAGAGAGTGCCGCTTATATTGGAAATGAACAAAATATCAACAAATCCATTTCCCTTCAGTACGGCTTAAGGCTTTCTACTTTTTCATACCTAGGAGAAACCACCACTTATGAGTTTGCAGCACCTGAAAAGCCTGGATATGGAAGAGAGCCTATTGCTTCTTCTGCACAGTCCTATGAACAATGGGAATCTGTCAAAACCTACTGGAATCTAGAACCAAGATTCTCAGCTAAATTTCAGCTAAACGAAAGCAGTTCTATCAAGGCAAGCTATAACCGTACAGCGCAGTACATACACCTGATCTCAAATACATCAGCCTCCTCTCCACTGGACATCTGGTACCCAAGTACAAAAAATGTCAAGCCAGAGATTGCTGATCAGGTAGCCTTAGGTATTTTCAAAAACCTGAAAAACAATATGTATGAGACCTCAGTAGAGGTGTACTACAAAGACATGAGCCAACTGGTAGACTATGTAGTAGATGCTGACCTTTTGCTGAATGAATATATAGAAGGTGACTTATTGGAATCTAAAGGTAGAGCTTATGGTGCTGAATTCTATGTAAAAAAGACCAAAGGCAAATTCCACGGCTGGACAAGTTATACACTTTCCAAGACTGAAAGGTTGACAGATGACATTAACAACAATGAATGGTATAATGCCCGATTTGACCAAACACACAATGTAAGATTGGTTTCTTTCTATGATCTCAACGAAAAATGGTCTTTCTCAGGAAGTTTCACATATGTATCGGGCACGCCAGCTTCGTTCCCTACCAATACATATGAGATCCAAGGTTACTCACCACCTCATAACCCTGATGATTCAAGAAATAACTATAGAATACCTGCTTACCATAGACTGGATCTCTCGGCAACGTTAACACCATCCAAAAAGAATCATAGATGGAAAAATTATGAGAGCTACTGGGTATTCTCCTTGTACAATGTGTATAACCGTCGTAACCCATTCTCCATCTCGTTCAACCCAAACTCTGACAGGATGCCTTATGGCGTGACAGACAATCAGGCTACACAGCTTTCTATCATAGGCTCTGTGATTCCATCAGTGTCTTACAACTTCAAATTCTGA
- a CDS encoding DUF4249 domain-containing protein has protein sequence MKKYIKALLIGLAAISVISCEDVVEIDVTPGETQLVVDAFINNRFREQEIKLTYSKPYFSTSQALPATGASVTVEDLLNEGKVITFTDTNENGVYTWMPTSADDTLQIRLREDINDETSGGFYQEQYKLSISMPNGEAYEAFTSIERVPTIDSIQVYKEEESLFYPVETIVAELWAYDLKGKNDYYWVKTWKNGKFLNKVSEMNLVHDIIPGTNNDENADGVAFIPPVRTGINPNLDADEIDELPLYEVGDSIYVEIHSLTDGAFGFMSMAKEQMQNGGLFATPVVNLPTNIIAINEQSEGKAIGYFSGSAIKSYGIKINEEPPYKDNN, from the coding sequence ATGAAAAAATATATCAAAGCACTACTGATAGGACTAGCGGCTATATCAGTTATCAGCTGTGAAGATGTTGTAGAAATTGACGTAACTCCTGGCGAGACGCAGCTTGTAGTAGACGCCTTTATCAACAACAGGTTTAGAGAACAGGAGATTAAACTGACTTATAGCAAACCTTACTTCTCTACCAGCCAAGCATTACCTGCAACTGGTGCTTCTGTTACGGTAGAAGATCTACTGAATGAAGGTAAAGTTATTACCTTTACGGATACAAATGAGAATGGTGTCTATACATGGATGCCTACATCAGCTGATGATACGCTTCAAATCAGACTTCGTGAGGATATCAATGATGAGACTAGTGGTGGTTTCTATCAGGAACAATACAAATTGAGTATCAGTATGCCAAATGGTGAAGCATACGAAGCGTTCACTTCTATCGAACGTGTACCTACTATAGATTCAATTCAGGTTTACAAGGAAGAGGAAAGCCTGTTCTACCCTGTTGAAACTATAGTGGCAGAACTATGGGCGTATGACCTAAAAGGAAAAAATGATTACTATTGGGTTAAAACTTGGAAAAACGGTAAATTCCTAAACAAGGTAAGTGAAATGAACTTGGTACATGACATTATACCAGGAACAAATAATGATGAGAATGCAGATGGAGTGGCATTTATTCCACCTGTAAGGACAGGAATCAATCCAAATCTGGATGCAGATGAGATTGATGAGCTTCCACTTTATGAGGTTGGTGATTCAATTTATGTTGAGATTCATTCCCTTACAGATGGCGCTTTTGGCTTTATGAGTATGGCAAAAGAACAGATGCAAAACGGTGGCTTGTTCGCTACTCCTGTAGTAAACCTGCCTACCAATATCATCGCTATAAATGAACAATCAGAAGGAAAAGCAATTGGCTACTTCTCTGGATCGGCTATTAAAAGCTATGGCATCAAAATCAACGAAGAGCCTCCATATAAAGACAACAACTAA
- a CDS encoding DUF1707 SHOCT-like domain-containing protein encodes MLQKTTFGLPKKREQVIQALQDAFTQHELEETDYENRLQMAYEAKSVEDLSKILHDFPSHLQPFQAKTNNVNASSQQLPKFQNLPPNKISTIMGELKTDISQNRGEVVKVVTTLGENNVSFRNLATEVTMLFVKVESRLGTTRLDLRNEDFKDKILILDMDNILGEVVIHVPYGTAIKKEMSTALGQYRESDKGNKWYKKLLKTGTSNSSERKPIENFRLLIKGTTFLGNVQVNFH; translated from the coding sequence ATGCTACAAAAAACAACATTTGGTCTTCCTAAAAAAAGAGAGCAAGTTATACAAGCATTACAGGATGCATTCACGCAGCACGAGCTAGAAGAGACAGATTATGAAAACAGACTGCAAATGGCTTATGAAGCTAAATCTGTAGAAGACCTTTCAAAAATTCTGCATGATTTCCCATCGCATCTGCAGCCTTTTCAGGCCAAAACAAATAATGTAAACGCTTCATCTCAGCAGCTTCCCAAGTTTCAGAACTTGCCACCCAACAAAATATCGACCATAATGGGCGAACTGAAAACGGACATTTCACAAAACCGTGGAGAAGTTGTAAAGGTAGTGACCACATTAGGAGAAAATAATGTCAGCTTTCGCAATCTTGCTACGGAGGTAACCATGCTTTTTGTTAAAGTGGAATCAAGGCTTGGCACTACTCGACTTGATTTGAGAAATGAGGATTTCAAAGACAAGATCCTGATTCTGGATATGGACAATATTCTGGGAGAAGTAGTAATCCATGTTCCTTATGGCACAGCCATCAAAAAAGAAATGAGTACGGCACTTGGCCAATACCGAGAGTCTGACAAAGGTAATAAATGGTACAAAAAGCTTCTAAAAACTGGTACGTCCAACAGTTCAGAACGTAAACCAATTGAAAACTTCCGTTTATTGATCAAAGGAACGACTTTCTTGGGAAATGTTCAGGTCAACTTTCATTGA
- a CDS encoding ester cyclase, whose protein sequence is MKPKDVLRKWVEFFNRADVDGLVTLYHEGAINHQVANMPIHGRVAIKEMFEREFAAAEMTCIVENIFEDGDWAIMEWKDPLGLRGCGFFQIVEGKIILQRGYWDKLSFLRQHNLPIPKK, encoded by the coding sequence ATGAAGCCAAAAGATGTATTAAGAAAGTGGGTTGAGTTTTTCAACAGAGCAGATGTAGACGGGTTAGTTACACTATACCATGAAGGTGCAATCAATCATCAGGTTGCAAACATGCCCATCCATGGGAGGGTTGCGATTAAGGAAATGTTTGAGCGTGAGTTTGCAGCAGCCGAAATGACTTGTATTGTCGAAAATATCTTTGAAGATGGGGATTGGGCAATAATGGAGTGGAAAGACCCTTTAGGACTGAGAGGCTGTGGATTTTTTCAGATTGTTGAAGGGAAAATCATACTGCAGAGAGGATATTGGGATAAGTTATCTTTTTTGAGACAGCATAACTTACCGATACCTAAGAAATAA
- a CDS encoding SDR family oxidoreductase, translating to MQIKGSKILITGGSSGVGKATATLLRSLDADVMIVGKDKDKLEKVGNAIGAISVAADISEQESIDRIFEVIKHQWDGKLNCLVNNAAVGEFCKLEEVTLEAFERVFRVNVFGTAMITQKAVEIFRKQQSGNIITIGGSAAVDGFPTGTVYAASKAAVRNMTQTWRKELRGSNIRVTLINPSEMTTGFPSPQDSNYPPQGVKNRPERPSEPTKLRGEEVAHLIRSILEVDDRGFVPELNLWATNPSN from the coding sequence ATGCAAATAAAAGGCAGTAAAATTCTGATTACAGGAGGTAGTTCAGGGGTAGGGAAAGCTACCGCGACTTTACTTAGGTCATTAGATGCCGATGTGATGATTGTAGGAAAGGATAAAGACAAATTGGAAAAAGTGGGTAATGCGATTGGGGCAATTTCGGTTGCGGCTGATATCAGTGAACAGGAAAGCATTGACCGTATTTTTGAAGTCATAAAACACCAATGGGATGGTAAGTTAAATTGCTTGGTTAATAATGCAGCTGTGGGGGAGTTCTGTAAGCTTGAGGAGGTTACTTTGGAAGCTTTTGAACGTGTATTTAGGGTAAATGTTTTTGGAACGGCGATGATTACCCAAAAGGCAGTTGAGATCTTTAGGAAGCAACAATCTGGGAACATAATTACGATTGGAGGCTCGGCGGCTGTAGACGGTTTTCCGACCGGAACTGTATATGCAGCTTCTAAGGCTGCCGTTCGGAATATGACACAGACTTGGCGAAAGGAATTGAGAGGTTCTAATATTAGGGTGACCCTGATAAACCCTTCTGAAATGACCACAGGGTTTCCTAGTCCTCAAGACAGTAATTATCCTCCACAAGGAGTGAAAAATAGACCGGAACGTCCTTCTGAGCCAACTAAGTTAAGAGGTGAGGAAGTAGCTCATCTAATTAGGAGTATACTGGAAGTCGATGATAGGGGTTTTGTGCCTGAGCTTAACCTTTGGGCGACAAATCCATCAAACTAG
- a CDS encoding OadG family protein, with amino-acid sequence METNIETGLMLMAVGMSTVFVILTIVVIGGKLLIFFTNKQSQELAHQTESPPLLNTATTTNLDHKKLAALVVAVELATGGKGSVRCIRKIS; translated from the coding sequence ATGGAAACAAACATAGAAACAGGATTAATGCTTATGGCGGTTGGAATGTCTACCGTTTTTGTAATACTGACGATTGTGGTTATAGGTGGTAAGCTACTGATTTTCTTTACTAATAAACAATCCCAAGAACTAGCTCACCAAACTGAATCGCCACCACTACTCAATACCGCCACTACTACCAACTTGGATCATAAAAAGTTGGCAGCCTTAGTAGTTGCAGTAGAACTGGCAACAGGAGGTAAAGGTAGTGTTCGATGTATTCGAAAAATTTCATAA
- a CDS encoding biotin/lipoyl-containing protein — translation MGKEIKFSLVYRDMWQSSGKYVPRVDQLTKVANPIIDMGCFSRVETNGGGFEQINLLFGENPNKAVRQWTAPFNEVGIQTHMLERSLNGIRMNPCSEELRKMMFSVKKKQGTDIARSFCGLNDIRNLERSIRFAKEGGMIAQAALSITVSPIHTVEYYTNLAEELIAKGADEICIKDMAGIGRPDSLGKLVKNIKQAHPDILVQYHAHSGPGFAPASILEVARAGAEIIDVGMEPLSWGTGHVDLLTAHEMLRDAGFHVPDINMNAYMEVRRLTQEFIDDFLGYYINPKNRFMNSLLIGPGLPGGMMGSLMADLANNLESLNKWLSKHNKPTITQDELLIRLFDEVKYIWPMMGYPPLVTPYSQYVKNTALMNVIQMAKGKDRWSLIDDNTWDMLLGKAGKLPGELAPELKDKAAALGKELYTGDPQALYGPELEQYRKEIAENGWSLGEDEEELFELAMHPTQYRAYKSGEAKLKFEQDLAEKKQPKATETAPATDTPTAVTPSPKNMRITVDGETFEVEIDYGNGSTIAQKESQEIEASPEPPSVEPENGHGVVAPLEGKFFLTKSNTEKGVKVGDKINEGDVIGYIESMKVYNAITADQAGKVLDICHQDGDEVDEDETLVVLG, via the coding sequence ATGGGCAAGGAAATAAAATTCTCTCTGGTTTATAGGGACATGTGGCAATCATCAGGAAAGTATGTTCCTCGTGTTGACCAACTGACCAAAGTGGCCAACCCAATTATTGACATGGGTTGTTTCAGTAGAGTTGAAACCAACGGTGGTGGTTTCGAGCAGATCAACCTATTGTTTGGCGAGAATCCCAACAAGGCCGTTCGACAATGGACAGCACCATTCAATGAGGTCGGTATCCAGACTCATATGCTGGAACGCTCACTAAACGGGATACGGATGAACCCATGCTCAGAAGAATTACGCAAAATGATGTTCAGTGTCAAGAAAAAGCAAGGAACTGATATCGCACGTTCATTCTGTGGCTTGAATGATATTCGAAACCTTGAAAGATCAATCCGCTTCGCTAAGGAAGGTGGCATGATTGCACAGGCAGCACTGTCCATCACGGTTTCTCCTATACATACTGTTGAATATTACACCAACCTCGCTGAAGAACTGATTGCAAAAGGAGCAGATGAAATCTGTATCAAAGACATGGCGGGTATCGGAAGACCTGACTCACTAGGCAAGTTGGTTAAAAACATCAAACAGGCTCACCCAGATATTCTGGTTCAATACCATGCTCACTCAGGACCTGGTTTTGCGCCTGCATCTATTCTTGAAGTAGCAAGGGCTGGAGCCGAAATCATTGATGTCGGAATGGAGCCACTCTCTTGGGGTACAGGTCATGTTGACCTTTTAACTGCTCATGAAATGTTGAGAGATGCTGGCTTCCATGTACCTGACATTAATATGAATGCCTATATGGAGGTTCGTAGACTGACTCAGGAGTTTATTGATGATTTTCTGGGCTATTACATCAACCCGAAAAACCGGTTTATGAACTCTCTTTTGATCGGTCCAGGGCTTCCCGGTGGGATGATGGGCTCATTGATGGCTGACCTTGCCAACAACTTGGAGAGCTTGAATAAATGGCTATCAAAACACAACAAACCAACCATTACGCAAGATGAATTATTGATCAGGCTTTTCGATGAGGTAAAATACATCTGGCCTATGATGGGCTATCCACCATTAGTAACGCCTTATTCTCAATATGTAAAAAATACAGCCCTGATGAATGTTATTCAAATGGCAAAAGGCAAAGACCGCTGGTCCCTTATTGATGACAACACATGGGATATGTTACTTGGAAAGGCAGGGAAGTTACCAGGTGAATTAGCTCCAGAGTTAAAGGACAAAGCCGCTGCACTAGGGAAGGAACTCTACACTGGAGACCCACAAGCGCTTTACGGACCTGAACTAGAACAATACCGCAAGGAAATAGCCGAAAATGGCTGGAGTCTAGGAGAGGATGAAGAAGAGCTGTTTGAATTGGCTATGCACCCTACTCAATATAGAGCATACAAGTCAGGAGAAGCTAAATTGAAATTCGAACAAGATCTGGCAGAGAAAAAGCAACCTAAAGCTACGGAAACCGCCCCTGCCACTGATACACCAACAGCAGTTACTCCTTCTCCAAAAAATATGCGCATCACGGTGGATGGAGAAACCTTTGAAGTTGAAATAGATTATGGCAACGGCAGCACAATAGCACAAAAGGAATCTCAAGAGATAGAAGCTTCCCCTGAGCCTCCATCAGTGGAACCTGAAAACGGGCATGGTGTGGTAGCTCCTTTAGAGGGTAAATTTTTCCTAACCAAATCCAATACTGAAAAAGGTGTAAAAGTTGGCGACAAGATCAACGAAGGAGATGTAATCGGCTATATAGAATCCATGAAAGTCTATAATGCTATTACAGCAGATCAGGCAGGGAAAGTACTGGATATCTGCCATCAAGATGGAGATGAAGTAGATGAGGATGAAACATTGGTCGTATTAGGCTAA